In Candidatus Limnocylindrales bacterium, a single window of DNA contains:
- a CDS encoding lipid-A-disaccharide synthase N-terminal domain-containing protein: MGKTFSHSSSFSSKMNGWLIFGLFGQLMFSMRFIVQWIVSEKRKESVVPIQFWYYSLAGSLTLLLYAIHRKDPVFILGQSLGTFIYIRNLILIYRKQAEISKSIP; this comes from the coding sequence GTGGGTAAGACCTTTTCCCATTCCTCCTCCTTCTCTTCTAAAATGAATGGTTGGTTAATTTTCGGTTTATTCGGACAATTAATGTTTTCCATGCGGTTTATTGTCCAATGGATTGTCTCTGAAAAAAGAAAGGAAAGTGTAGTACCTATTCAATTTTGGTACTACAGTCTGGCAGGAAGTTTAACTTTACTCCTTTATGCAATTCATCGAAAAGATCCTGTGTTTATCTTGGGCCAATCTCTAGGAACCTTCATTTATATTCGTAATCTAATCCTCATCTATCGTAAACAGGCCGAGATCTCTAAAAGTATTCCGTAA